In a genomic window of Fusobacterium sp.:
- a CDS encoding autotransporter-associated N-terminal domain-containing protein: protein MKRKTRIEDNLKHCLKRKITYSTSLLVSFLISGSLLFADEIKIDTLKKDIESYQSELIDNLAIQKEVVEKILLKNEKQLKELRTNALSLVEHGEWYSKSWNPSHFGSIIVWYDFGDSSSKKWVGSSRKNTFMDDRRDQFTGSMGDYKSSGWLNWTDSYNKNTNIYDYEDKFVTLPSIRTPEITKPVAPNFSIAMPTAPTKVNAPFASVNSVGAIAVNISKPTVVIPNIPNLSIVGSPNLLSVSVTDPGVSVVPPNISLNIAQPTFNVTPNVLSFSMAPQNILNIPSITVTPPTVATVIPDPNVTPFSNFGYGWINEDTDTIAYSTIGTVNGAPLVQNYIVNGGTLWSGVTQGGVISDVSGGDGLSLEHPTTSAIVTIPNLINSTRRLSTLNFLYRRYTNTIGIVNNTTMHVAGSNTGIGGWSGTGPFTGTSAIHLVGAANVSSSTFNLYGMSSAVNMEGWNSPFLTINNSTINILGDNNAVFNIQKGHFINERSWNLANFWDDGPYYAGAITGDVDINVKTKNNSIYVIAGYSRGFKIKNDGVITLDGASNIVVSDLGYVTNSSKYIGSGLLGAPPQHSASINDYVPSIVINDYVEQFGDENITLFFNTSEGDAWGGRIGIYQGEISLKTKIGEFLDSNGSTSSQTVSGQLTKNGYTSSTVDANVAVYTLSGQREGIIPTVAMGDANSFNDLDPIHNLEIGEFDIKFGKYSKNGIMFLSKLGTVIDVGHSSSFVDIGSPTTSFSDGINGPTTTEADASMGTIIAYSDGIWDPLVHDYWPGNLLSGQSIYSLPSEIIVHIPLTMSSNEGVAFLANNGGKVTMNGDTHAYNYGSIIAFANGKIGKVWDPSNFVYSTVDVNGNITAVDNSSSTVSKTYKNIGAFANESGRVNINGIATINGIGGFATGKDSHIKMVNTGNIINSGIYSGVVATDYGKVDFAGTINHGISGAPGNYTDTVAFYADENSKINFDNTVAINMYKGLLISGNKNDYSDNTSTPGEIVAARYNNMQNVSVNIKADGVNIGIFDGGTLSYGNESSYLSSLGSYAKLNSLTKDSGVINYESYLINGSLNVTAPTISLDTATFNDAFKNIVMQNQLVTFSNGTTVTSTTGNGLVMGSNSTATSNNTSGYINNGTISISGGTNPIGTYTSFGTITNNGQITVKDGVAMTGVNGSSLINTNNINITSSTGTSTGMGIVGLSRRTTSLGTPDTPENYGVDTGLMTSATKSIDISNSGNISATGANVIGIYAENNTDVIKTNTVVSNTGKITLGDNSTGIMVTNTKGNDTSKGVMLTLSGSGSSDIKVGNESIGIYSKNSEVIFNSDYGIEIKEGSVGVYTIGNYVSLPSPATKDSYIYMAPSDKLTLTYSGSTSGNATGIYYDNDLGQTIITPINVHLNVATANHTGIIAGIVAKDNIPGGTGSIINSGNITTDTGGVYGIVAGDVDVFNSGSIDVGVLGGKGGTGIFSTRAGVSTDGSLIAVNGNNAIGIYAVNEDNTTPVLPSLISDRVISVTGTGTMNINDKNSVGVYVKDNGSGFLTLNNSTNLILNSSIINATDRVIGLVLENSQGNSNNNQNTGNIKVNNYNVGIYLNDSNIINNSTFDLTNSLSGIGIFATNAISNRKIELQGSTFNITTSGTLNSDIPIGVYVSGNNYNINGGTGTIYNVGPNGIGNFLNGDSSSKTVGDFTYSLSSDTNNVAIGAYYLNGTFGDSGTVTLNSTGTLGDSPIGLFYGANSTQNKSDIIVNGSNELIGIYGKELNFSNLGDINLNTKSIGSYFIGSDITNSGNITLGNGISNGYGLYLSGRKTTGGSLNTGQIDVNGTSSIGIVATSDGTNGAIIKNTDVINIMAGSTNSIGVYTELNSIFTNDGIINGLSSSSIGIFANGNTVAENTGTITTNNLGIYGSGDGINGATVNNSGDIYVNTAGKVGIFVEKNGTTANLTGGTINALSTVGNTIGVHAEDTGVINLSGSNINLLGNNSVGLSLAQNSKLKLTNGNISIGNSGTGIYSKDSTIDMIGYSGTITLGNEGIGLYLDNSTLNATANQNLNISYNGADKGIGIYYNNNSSPVTNNVVINHNGSNLVNILSDGIALTNVANQVVKNGGVGIYADNNSFINNQGNISLLGNNSVGIFLDNNSVLTNFGTITGTSPLSGTSKVGVYVENGDIMGSTTYNFDISGGIGIYLANNTISYTGLINVSGASPNSSDRTIGMYIADSVPASNLSTNIKLTGSDGIGLYLASDTSGLSGADITYNGQLDILSMSNANRGIGVYLDTNTTFTLGTLGKVDISGNNNIGFYVSNGATLNVSNGTVNNTVDGIFAYLDNGNLVFSSSGSTLNIDYANVIVNGTSATTINNTAIKVGNGGLQGAGGATITNNSSGTILGTTINAKGLVGTGLGTTITNSGSISLLGNGSVAMYTEDGAFGVSNGNVVVGDKSVAYYSGKNSISKGKLEINGTTTIGQNSSLLYANGGDIDYKAGDITVGNLMTALNLEDSNSIVNFHNNKIIADSGSVGIYVSGTGNYDTGIINLDKIIVNNDAVGIYLDSTTINFNDNQSIVLQGDNAIGIFANKQGNLNYIGNLIGTGKNVKGIVSKSTGATVKNSGFINLTGNSGIGIFSENATSAENNGTITLAKGTSTESTVGIYSKNSINTSNTGTINIASNSAGIYGENTVITNSGNINNSVGYSSGIYGQSSAVVNNGNITLGEMSNGIFIENGNINNNGNITVGDGKKIPKPGTNPLEYSIASSVGIYGGGTTDVYHNNGAAITTGKYGIGLAVENGNIEARSGSIFNLGEESIYMYTNNGTGVNYTNLALSAYSIGMYTNNGTLVNESVIDVGKSSVVTGNIKISIGMATGTKTIDPLTGIVTTIGGGTIINNGTINVSENNSVGMIANNPTGVAINNGTIIVSGNSAYGMEGSEKSTLVNKGMITVTGNRARGIAATTGAVIINDTIGVIEVKGNSSEGIYIDRKAELYNYGNIIVDGTGNLGIYVGEDGIISNEGTITLLNGGSDTLKGGGTLVNVGTITIDSNGPTVTMDGVTINNGGTITVNGPLDFGTVAIGSASDGYIGTINAESFENGELIVLPTLTQGNNDTVKVVQYLNGAINVPNDGSLSIISQSVTWLADLQVDPDNPNTYRIVMVKIPYTSLFKGTEALELGKGLDEIYEGAKGKELAMFDAIDSISNKDELGSVMDNQIRGNIYANIQERILEINDTFDNAYDKLRHDKLYTKESLKIGSIISGGKVNYSNPSISDYKHKTLGVMAVKEYDMMKTGRKHNWSFGFAQTKFDLDNDSKETAYSINLGLGYEDYLGDGTDFKWLSRAEISINHHDVDRKIHLSNGTYTNNGKYWSGKGMWTNQLRYEILSESNKIKAGIFGSMKLGYGMSQDFKETGDGLHLSIKSQDMYFVRPGIGGDLAFTKYTDKGKFVFTAKASYEYELGKEYDGANQAKIKNTSSGYYSLEKPKDMKGTMKIGGELKYVHRYGHSVGVEVIRKEGNTDSTRVGVNFLYRFN, encoded by the coding sequence ATGAAAAGAAAAACTCGTATTGAGGATAACCTAAAGCATTGTTTAAAAAGAAAAATTACATATAGTACTAGTTTACTGGTTTCTTTTTTGATATCAGGTTCTCTATTATTTGCTGATGAGATTAAAATAGATACACTAAAAAAAGATATAGAATCTTATCAAAGTGAATTAATAGATAATCTAGCTATTCAAAAAGAAGTTGTAGAAAAGATTTTACTTAAAAATGAAAAGCAATTAAAAGAGCTTAGAACTAATGCTTTATCATTAGTAGAACATGGGGAATGGTATAGTAAATCGTGGAATCCGAGCCACTTTGGTTCTATTATTGTTTGGTATGACTTTGGAGATAGTTCTAGTAAAAAATGGGTAGGGAGTTCAAGAAAAAATACTTTCATGGATGATAGAAGAGATCAATTTACAGGATCCATGGGTGATTATAAATCAAGTGGTTGGTTAAATTGGACTGATTCATATAATAAAAATACAAATATTTATGATTATGAAGATAAGTTTGTAACATTACCTTCTATAAGAACCCCTGAAATTACTAAACCTGTAGCACCAAACTTTTCTATAGCAATGCCAACAGCTCCTACTAAAGTAAATGCTCCTTTTGCTTCTGTAAACTCTGTTGGAGCTATTGCTGTGAATATATCAAAGCCAACAGTGGTTATACCTAATATACCTAACCTTAGTATAGTAGGGTCTCCTAATCTTTTGTCTGTATCAGTTACAGACCCAGGTGTAAGTGTAGTCCCACCTAATATATCTCTTAATATTGCACAACCTACTTTTAATGTTACACCAAATGTTTTGAGCTTTTCTATGGCTCCGCAAAATATATTAAATATACCTAGTATTACAGTTACTCCCCCTACTGTAGCTACAGTTATCCCTGATCCAAATGTAACTCCATTTAGTAATTTTGGCTATGGATGGATTAATGAAGATACTGATACAATTGCTTATAGTACTATTGGAACTGTAAATGGAGCTCCACTTGTACAAAATTATATCGTTAATGGAGGAACATTATGGTCTGGAGTAACACAAGGAGGAGTAATAAGTGATGTTTCAGGAGGAGATGGACTATCTTTAGAGCATCCTACTACATCAGCTATTGTAACCATACCTAATTTAATAAATTCTACTAGAAGATTATCTACTCTTAATTTTCTTTATCGGAGATATACTAACACAATAGGTATAGTTAATAATACTACAATGCATGTAGCTGGTAGCAACACAGGAATTGGAGGTTGGTCAGGAACAGGACCTTTCACAGGAACTTCTGCCATACATCTAGTAGGAGCTGCAAATGTTAGTAGCTCTACTTTCAATTTATATGGAATGAGTTCTGCTGTTAATATGGAGGGGTGGAATTCTCCATTTTTAACTATTAACAATTCTACCATTAATATTTTAGGAGATAATAATGCTGTATTTAATATTCAAAAAGGACACTTTATCAATGAACGAAGTTGGAATTTAGCAAATTTTTGGGATGATGGTCCATATTATGCAGGTGCCATTACTGGAGATGTAGATATAAATGTAAAAACAAAAAATAATTCCATTTATGTAATAGCAGGATATTCAAGGGGCTTCAAAATCAAAAATGATGGAGTTATTACTCTTGATGGTGCATCTAATATAGTGGTATCTGATTTAGGTTATGTTACCAATTCAAGCAAATATATAGGTAGTGGTCTTTTAGGAGCCCCTCCTCAACACTCTGCAAGTATTAATGATTATGTTCCTTCTATTGTTATTAATGATTATGTAGAACAATTTGGGGATGAAAATATAACATTATTTTTCAACACAAGTGAAGGTGACGCATGGGGTGGTAGAATTGGTATTTATCAAGGAGAAATCTCTCTAAAAACAAAAATAGGAGAATTTCTAGATTCCAATGGAAGTACTTCATCTCAAACAGTTTCAGGTCAATTAACAAAAAATGGATACACATCTTCTACAGTAGATGCTAATGTGGCTGTTTATACCCTCTCTGGACAAAGAGAGGGAATTATTCCTACAGTAGCAATGGGAGATGCTAATTCTTTTAATGATCTTGATCCTATACACAATCTTGAAATTGGTGAATTTGACATTAAATTTGGTAAATATTCTAAAAACGGAATTATGTTTTTATCAAAATTAGGAACTGTAATTGATGTAGGACATTCCTCTTCTTTTGTGGATATAGGGAGTCCCACTACTTCTTTTTCCGATGGAATCAATGGTCCTACTACCACTGAAGCAGATGCATCAATGGGTACTATCATTGCATATTCAGATGGAATATGGGATCCATTAGTTCATGATTATTGGCCTGGTAATCTTCTATCAGGACAGTCAATATATAGTTTACCTAGTGAGATAATAGTCCATATACCTCTTACTATGTCATCCAATGAAGGTGTTGCTTTTCTTGCCAATAATGGAGGAAAAGTAACTATGAATGGAGATACTCATGCATACAACTATGGTTCTATTATAGCTTTTGCTAATGGAAAAATAGGGAAAGTATGGGATCCATCAAATTTTGTTTATTCTACTGTAGATGTAAATGGAAATATTACAGCTGTAGATAATTCTAGCAGTACTGTATCCAAAACATATAAAAATATAGGAGCTTTTGCCAATGAATCTGGAAGAGTGAACATTAATGGTATAGCTACAATTAATGGTATAGGTGGATTCGCAACTGGAAAAGATTCTCATATAAAAATGGTTAATACAGGAAATATTATCAATAGTGGAATATACAGTGGAGTAGTTGCTACTGATTATGGAAAAGTAGATTTTGCAGGGACAATCAATCATGGAATATCAGGAGCTCCTGGTAATTATACTGATACTGTAGCCTTTTATGCCGATGAAAATAGTAAGATCAATTTTGATAACACTGTTGCAATCAATATGTATAAAGGATTATTGATTAGTGGTAATAAAAATGATTATTCTGATAATACTAGCACACCAGGAGAAATTGTTGCTGCAAGATATAATAATATGCAAAATGTAAGTGTAAACATAAAAGCTGATGGAGTAAATATTGGAATCTTTGATGGTGGCACTCTATCATATGGAAATGAAAGTTCTTATCTTTCTAGTCTTGGTAGTTATGCTAAATTAAACAGTCTTACTAAAGATTCAGGAGTTATAAACTATGAAAGCTATTTAATCAATGGAAGTTTAAATGTAACAGCTCCAACAATTTCTTTGGATACTGCAACTTTTAATGATGCCTTCAAAAATATTGTGATGCAAAATCAATTGGTTACTTTTAGTAATGGCACAACTGTTACATCTACAACAGGAAATGGATTAGTAATGGGTTCTAACTCTACTGCAACATCTAATAATACCTCAGGATATATAAATAATGGAACTATAAGTATATCAGGCGGAACTAATCCAATAGGAACTTATACAAGTTTTGGAACAATAACTAATAATGGACAAATAACAGTAAAAGATGGAGTTGCAATGACTGGTGTTAATGGCAGCAGTCTAATAAACACTAATAATATCAATATTACTTCTTCTACTGGAACTAGTACAGGAATGGGAATTGTTGGTCTATCAAGGCGAACTACCTCTCTGGGGACTCCAGACACTCCAGAAAATTATGGAGTAGATACAGGTCTAATGACATCCGCTACTAAGTCAATAGATATATCTAATTCTGGGAATATCTCTGCCACAGGTGCTAATGTCATTGGAATATATGCAGAAAATAATACAGATGTAATCAAGACAAATACAGTGGTTTCTAATACAGGAAAGATAACTTTAGGAGATAATAGTACAGGAATAATGGTTACTAATACTAAGGGAAACGATACTTCCAAAGGAGTCATGTTAACTCTTTCAGGAAGTGGGTCTTCTGATATCAAAGTAGGAAATGAGAGTATTGGAATTTATAGTAAAAATTCTGAAGTTATTTTTAATTCTGATTATGGTATTGAAATAAAAGAAGGTAGTGTTGGAGTATACACAATAGGAAACTATGTATCTCTTCCATCTCCTGCTACAAAGGATTCATATATATATATGGCTCCTTCTGATAAATTGACTCTTACTTATTCAGGATCTACATCAGGAAACGCTACTGGAATATATTATGACAATGATTTAGGTCAAACTATAATCACTCCTATAAATGTTCATCTTAATGTTGCTACAGCAAATCATACTGGAATAATAGCAGGTATTGTTGCAAAAGACAATATTCCTGGTGGAACAGGAAGTATTATTAACAGTGGAAACATAACAACTGATACAGGTGGAGTGTATGGAATAGTTGCTGGTGATGTAGATGTCTTTAACAGTGGTTCTATTGATGTTGGAGTTCTAGGTGGAAAAGGAGGAACAGGAATATTCAGTACCAGAGCTGGAGTTAGTACTGATGGTTCTCTTATCGCAGTAAATGGTAATAATGCCATAGGAATATATGCAGTTAATGAAGATAATACAACACCTGTTTTACCATCCTTGATTTCTGATAGAGTTATTTCTGTGACTGGTACTGGAACAATGAATATCAATGACAAAAATTCTGTTGGAGTGTATGTGAAAGATAATGGGAGTGGATTTTTAACATTAAATAACTCCACAAATTTAATTCTTAATAGTAGCATCATTAATGCTACAGATAGAGTTATTGGTCTGGTTTTAGAAAACTCTCAAGGAAATAGCAATAACAATCAAAATACAGGAAATATAAAAGTAAACAACTATAATGTAGGAATATACTTAAATGATTCTAATATCATCAATAATAGTACATTTGATCTTACTAATAGTTTATCTGGAATAGGTATCTTTGCAACAAATGCAATAAGCAATAGAAAAATAGAACTGCAAGGAAGTACCTTTAATATCACTACTTCTGGAACACTTAACAGTGATATTCCTATTGGTGTATATGTAAGTGGAAATAATTATAATATCAATGGAGGAACTGGAACAATCTACAATGTTGGTCCGAATGGAATAGGAAACTTTTTAAATGGAGATTCTAGCAGTAAAACTGTTGGGGATTTTACTTACTCTTTATCTTCTGACACAAATAATGTAGCCATAGGAGCATACTATCTCAATGGAACCTTTGGTGATAGCGGAACTGTAACTTTAAACAGTACTGGAACCCTTGGAGATAGTCCTATTGGATTATTTTATGGAGCTAATTCCACTCAAAATAAGTCAGATATAATTGTAAACGGTTCCAACGAATTGATTGGAATTTATGGTAAAGAACTAAATTTTTCTAACTTAGGAGATATTAATTTAAATACTAAAAGTATTGGTTCATATTTTATAGGAAGTGATATTACAAATAGTGGTAACATAACACTGGGAAATGGAATATCAAATGGATATGGATTGTATCTTTCAGGGAGAAAAACTACAGGTGGTTCTTTAAATACAGGGCAAATTGATGTAAATGGAACTTCTTCTATAGGTATAGTAGCCACTTCAGATGGTACTAATGGTGCTATAATAAAAAATACTGATGTTATTAATATAATGGCAGGAAGTACTAATTCTATAGGTGTCTATACTGAATTAAATTCAATCTTTACTAATGATGGTATAATAAATGGACTTTCATCTTCATCCATAGGAATATTTGCAAATGGTAATACAGTTGCTGAGAATACTGGGACTATAACTACTAATAATTTAGGAATCTATGGATCAGGAGATGGAATTAATGGAGCTACTGTAAATAATAGTGGAGATATTTATGTCAATACAGCAGGAAAAGTAGGAATATTTGTGGAAAAAAATGGAACTACAGCCAATTTAACAGGTGGTACTATAAATGCTCTATCCACAGTAGGAAATACAATTGGTGTTCATGCTGAAGATACTGGTGTCATTAATCTATCTGGAAGTAATATTAACCTTCTAGGAAATAATTCTGTAGGTCTTTCCTTAGCACAGAATTCCAAACTTAAGCTTACTAATGGAAATATTTCAATAGGAAATAGCGGTACAGGAATCTATAGTAAGGACAGCACTATTGATATGATAGGATATTCAGGAACTATCACATTGGGAAATGAGGGAATAGGATTATATCTTGACAATTCCACATTAAATGCAACAGCTAACCAAAATTTGAATATAAGTTACAATGGAGCAGACAAAGGAATTGGAATTTATTATAATAATAACTCTAGTCCAGTTACAAATAATGTAGTTATAAACCATAATGGAAGCAATCTCGTTAACATCCTAAGTGATGGAATTGCTCTCACAAATGTTGCTAATCAAGTTGTTAAAAATGGTGGAGTTGGAATATATGCTGATAATAATTCTTTTATAAATAATCAAGGAAATATATCTTTACTTGGAAATAATTCTGTAGGAATTTTCTTAGATAATAATTCCGTATTGACTAATTTTGGAACTATTACAGGAACAAGTCCTCTATCTGGTACAAGTAAAGTAGGAGTATATGTTGAAAATGGTGATATCATGGGAAGCACTACATATAATTTTGACATATCTGGTGGAATAGGTATATATTTAGCTAATAATACTATTTCTTATACAGGTTTAATTAATGTTAGTGGAGCTTCTCCTAATAGCAGTGATCGAACAATAGGAATGTATATTGCTGATAGTGTTCCAGCTAGCAATCTTTCTACTAACATAAAATTAACTGGAAGTGATGGTATTGGATTATATCTTGCATCAGATACATCTGGCTTATCAGGAGCAGATATAACCTATAATGGACAGTTAGATATTTTATCAATGAGTAATGCTAACAGAGGAATTGGAGTTTACTTGGATACTAACACAACATTTACACTAGGAACTCTAGGAAAAGTTGATATATCTGGAAATAATAACATTGGATTCTATGTAAGTAATGGGGCAACATTAAATGTATCAAATGGTACTGTTAATAATACTGTAGATGGTATATTTGCCTATTTAGATAATGGAAATTTAGTTTTCTCTTCCAGTGGTTCTACTTTAAATATCGATTATGCAAATGTAATTGTAAATGGAACATCAGCAACAACTATCAACAATACTGCTATTAAAGTAGGAAATGGTGGATTACAGGGTGCTGGAGGTGCTACTATAACCAATAATAGCTCTGGGACAATACTAGGAACTACTATTAATGCTAAAGGCCTTGTAGGAACAGGTCTAGGAACTACTATTACTAACAGTGGAAGTATAAGCCTATTAGGAAATGGTTCTGTAGCTATGTATACTGAAGATGGAGCTTTTGGAGTATCAAATGGGAATGTAGTAGTAGGAGATAAATCTGTTGCTTATTACTCAGGTAAAAATAGTATTTCCAAAGGAAAATTAGAAATAAATGGAACTACTACTATTGGGCAAAATTCTTCTCTTTTATATGCAAATGGTGGAGATATTGATTATAAAGCAGGAGACATAACTGTTGGTAATCTAATGACAGCACTTAATCTAGAAGATTCGAACTCTATTGTGAACTTCCATAATAATAAAATAATAGCTGATTCTGGCAGTGTAGGTATTTATGTTTCAGGAACAGGAAATTATGATACTGGTATTATTAACTTAGACAAAATTATAGTAAACAATGATGCCGTTGGAATTTACTTAGACAGTACTACAATCAACTTCAATGATAACCAATCTATAGTATTGCAAGGAGACAACGCAATTGGAATTTTTGCCAATAAACAAGGCAACTTAAATTATATAGGAAATCTTATAGGAACTGGTAAAAATGTCAAAGGTATAGTGTCAAAAAGTACAGGAGCAACAGTTAAAAATAGTGGTTTTATCAATCTTACTGGAAATTCTGGAATTGGTATTTTTTCTGAAAATGCAACTTCAGCAGAAAATAATGGAACTATAACTTTAGCAAAAGGAACATCTACAGAATCTACAGTGGGAATATACAGCAAAAATTCTATCAATACTTCTAATACTGGAACTATAAATATTGCTTCAAACTCAGCAGGAATATATGGTGAAAATACAGTTATAACTAACAGTGGGAATATTAACAACAGTGTGGGATACTCTTCAGGAATATATGGACAAAGCTCAGCTGTAGTTAATAATGGTAATATTACACTTGGTGAAATGTCTAATGGAATATTTATAGAAAATGGAAATATAAATAACAATGGAAATATTACTGTAGGGGATGGAAAGAAAATACCTAAACCTGGTACTAATCCACTGGAATATTCTATTGCTTCCAGTGTGGGAATTTATGGTGGAGGCACTACTGATGTTTACCACAATAATGGAGCTGCAATAACTACTGGTAAATATGGAATAGGTTTAGCAGTAGAAAATGGAAACATAGAAGCAAGAAGTGGTTCTATATTCAATCTTGGAGAAGAATCTATTTATATGTATACTAATAATGGTACTGGAGTAAATTATACTAATTTAGCATTAAGTGCTTATAGTATTGGAATGTATACTAATAATGGTACTTTAGTTAATGAATCTGTCATTGATGTAGGAAAATCTAGTGTTGTTACAGGCAACATAAAAATATCAATAGGAATGGCTACTGGAACTAAAACAATTGATCCATTAACTGGAATTGTAACAACTATAGGTGGAGGAACAATTATTAATAATGGAACAATAAATGTTTCTGAAAATAATAGTGTTGGAATGATAGCTAACAATCCTACTGGAGTCGCAATCAATAATGGAACAATAATAGTTTCTGGAAATTCAGCTTATGGTATGGAGGGTAGTGAAAAATCTACTCTTGTCAACAAAGGGATGATAACTGTTACAGGTAACAGAGCCAGAGGAATAGCAGCAACTACAGGAGCAGTTATAATCAATGATACTATTGGTGTTATAGAAGTAAAAGGAAATAGTTCAGAAGGTATCTATATTGACAGAAAAGCAGAATTATATAATTATGGTAATATAATTGTAGATGGAACTGGGAATTTAGGAATATATGTGGGAGAAGATGGAATAATTTCCAATGAAGGTACAATTACTCTTCTAAATGGTGGTTCTGACACTTTAAAAGGAGGGGGAACTCTTGTTAATGTAGGAACTATCACTATAGATAGTAATGGACCTACTGTTACTATGGATGGAGTTACTATAAACAATGGAGGAACAATAACTGTAAATGGTCCATTAGATTTTGGAACAGTAGCCATAGGCAGTGCAAGTGATGGTTATATTGGAACTATCAATGCTGAATCTTTTGAAAATGGAGAATTAATTGTGTTGCCAACATTGACTCAAGGAAATAATGATACTGTAAAGGTAGTACAATACCTCAATGGTGCAATAAATGTTCCTAATGATGGTTCTCTTTCTATTATCTCTCAATCTGTTACTTGGTTAGCAGATCTGCAAGTAGATCCAGACAATCCTAATACTTATAGAATTGTTATGGTAAAAATTCCTTATACCTCTCTTTTTAAAGGAACAGAAGCTTTAGAATTAGGTAAGGGATTAGATGAAATATATGAAGGAGCTAAAGGAAAAGAACTTGCTATGTTTGATGCTATTGACAGTATTTCTAATAAGGATGAATTAGGTTCTGTGATGGATAATCAAATAAGAGGAAACATTTATGCTAATATTCAGGAAAGAATATTAGAGATAAATGATACTTTTGACAATGCATATGATAAATTAAGACATGATAAACTATACACTAAAGAAAGTCTAAAAATAGGATCTATCATATCTGGTGGAAAAGTAAATTACAGCAACCCATCAATATCAGATTACAAGCATAAAACATTAGGTGTCATGGCAGTAAAAGAATATGATATGATGAAAACTGGAAGAAAGCACAACTGGAGCTTCGGTTTTGCCCAAACTAAATTTGACCTTGATAATGACTCTAAAGAGACTGCTTATTCTATTAATTTAGGGTTGGGATATGAAGACTATTTAGGAGATGGAACAGATTTCAAATGGTTATCAAGAGCAGAAATTAGTATTAATCACCATGATGTAGATAGAAAAATCCACCTTAGTAATGGTACTTATACAAATAATGGTAAATATTGGTCTGGAAAAGGAATGTGGACAAACCAATTGAGATATGAAATTTTATCTGAGTCAAATAAAATAAAAGCTGGAATATTTGGTTCAATGAAACTAGGCTATGGAATGTCTCAAGACTTTAAAGAAACTGGAGATGGACTACATTTGAGTATAAAATCTCAAGATATGTATTTTGTAAGACCAGGGATAGGAGGAGATTTAGCTTTCACTAAGTATACAGACAAAGGAAAATTTGTATTCACAGCAAAAGCCAGTTATGAATATGAACTTGGAAAAGAATACGATGGTGCTAATCAAGCTAAGATCAAAAACACATCTTCTGGATATTATAGCTTAGAAAAACCTAAAGACATGAAAGGAACAATGAAAATAGGTGGAGAGTTAAAATATGTACATAGATATGGCCATAGTGTAGGAGTAGAAGTAATCAGAAAAGAAGGAAATACTGATAGTACAAGAGTTGGAGTGAATTTTTTATATAGATTCAATTAA
- a CDS encoding nuclear transport factor 2 family protein: MSPLQKEIAISSYFNMWIERDFLLLSKLFASNIYYSECYGPEYHGLAEIYLWINAMLQKQVVLEWRIKRFIHSESTIVVEWFFKEEQNNFQHEFDGVSIIEFSNDSKIISIKEFKSKSEHITPYH, from the coding sequence ATGAGTCCATTACAAAAAGAAATAGCAATAAGTTCTTATTTTAATATGTGGATAGAGAGAGATTTTTTATTATTGAGTAAACTTTTTGCTTCAAATATTTACTATAGTGAATGTTATGGCCCAGAATATCATGGATTAGCTGAAATTTATCTATGGATTAATGCTATGCTACAAAAACAAGTAGTATTGGAATGGAGAATCAAAAGATTTATTCATTCAGAATCTACTATTGTAGTTGAATGGTTTTTCAAAGAAGAACAAAATAATTTTCAACATGAATTTGATGGTGTGTCAATTATTGAGTTTTCTAACGACAGTAAAATAATATCAATTAAAGAGTTTAAATCAAAATCTGAACATATAACCCCATATCATTGA